ACGCAAACGGCACAGTTGCCTTGTAGATCGCGTTCATCGCTTGCACGCCGTAGCGGATGGTACCCGCCATTTCCGCCTCGCGCCCGATCATAAAGCCGGGATTGTCGACGAGGTGGACAATCGGCAGACGGAACTGGTCGGCGAGCTTCACGAAACGCTCGACCTTCTCGCTGGTCTTGGCTTCCCATGATCCGCCGAGGAAGCTGGGATCGCTGGCGACCACGGCGACTGGCCAACCATCCAGCCGCGCCAAGGCGGTAATCGCGGCACGGCCCCAATTCTTGCCAATCTCGAATACAGTCCCTTCGTCGAACACCATGTTCATCCCGCGGCGCATCGAATAGACGTGCTTGGGATCGCGCGGGACGAGGCTGAGCAGTTCTTCTGCGCGCCGGTCGCGCGGATCGCTACATTCTGCACGGCGTGCGGGCTGCCCGGCATATTCGGGCATAAAGCTGAGGAAATGACGCGCGCGGGCAAAGGCTTCGGCTTCGCTGGCGACTTCATCATCGACCACGCCGTTGCGCGTGTGGATGTCGCTGCCGCCCAAATCTTCCTTGGCCTGCTGGTGATCGGAAGCGCTCTTGTAGCTCGCGCCCAAACCATCGACCACGGCGGGACCAGCGGCAAAAATTTGCGACAATCCGCGCACCATAATTGAATAGTGGCTGGCGACGATCCGCGCTGCGCCAAGTCCGGCAGTCGGCCCCAAAGCCAGCGCGACAACCGGCACTGTATCGAGATTGGTCACCACATCACTCCAGCCGGGGACGGCGGGAATGTAAGTCGCGCCGATTTGCTCTAACGTTTTGACACTGCCGCCGCCGCCAGTGCCGTCGATCATCCGGATGATCGGCAATTTCAGCTCATGCGCCATCCGCTCGGCCTGCACCATCTTGCGTGTGATCCCCGCATCGGCAGCGCCGCCGCGGATGGTGAAATCATCTGCGGTTGCGACAACAGGGCGACCATGGATGGTTGCCTTGCCGAACAGGAACGGGGCGGGGAGGACACTTTCGAGTTCGCCGTCGGCGTCATACGAACCTTTGCCTGCAATTTTGCCGATTTCGCGGAAAGAACCCTCATCGCA
This genomic window from Pontixanthobacter aestiaquae contains:
- a CDS encoding acyl-CoA carboxylase subunit beta; translation: MTWQKELDELRQREALAEQMGGEEKVSRQHARGKMNARARLAALCDEGSFREIGKIAGKGSYDADGELESVLPAPFLFGKATIHGRPVVATADDFTIRGGAADAGITRKMVQAERMAHELKLPIIRMIDGTGGGGSVKTLEQIGATYIPAVPGWSDVVTNLDTVPVVALALGPTAGLGAARIVASHYSIMVRGLSQIFAAGPAVVDGLGASYKSASDHQQAKEDLGGSDIHTRNGVVDDEVASEAEAFARARHFLSFMPEYAGQPARRAECSDPRDRRAEELLSLVPRDPKHVYSMRRGMNMVFDEGTVFEIGKNWGRAAITALARLDGWPVAVVASDPSFLGGSWEAKTSEKVERFVKLADQFRLPIVHLVDNPGFMIGREAEMAGTIRYGVQAMNAIYKATVPFASIVMRRAYGIAGSAMSNADRHQYRYCWPSGDWGSLPIAGGLEVAYKSELEASDDPAAELEKIKARLDKVTSPFRSAELFNVEDIIDPRDTRPLLCEFADLAWRKLESEA